Genomic window (Candidatus Obscuribacterales bacterium):
GCAGCTTTACTGCGCTACGCCCCCGGTGCAACGGTTCCTGAGCACATGCACACCGGTTTTGAGCATATTGTGGTTTTGTCTGGCTCCCAGAGCGATCGCCACGGCACCTATTCCGCTGGAACTTTAGTCATTAACTCTCCTGATACGCAGCACAGTGTGGCTAGCGAAGAAGGATGTATTGTATTGATTATCTGGCAACGCCCGGTACAGATTTTGGC
Coding sequences:
- a CDS encoding cupin domain-containing protein, whose protein sequence is MPTPLVLTDLFHLAETGDRLPWQPFRPGVEIYPLYSDPESSASAALLRYAPGATVPEHMHTGFEHIVVLSGSQSDRHGTYSAGTLVINSPDTQHSVASEEGCIVLIIWQRPVQILAEQSST